In a single window of the Neodiprion virginianus isolate iyNeoVirg1 chromosome 1, iyNeoVirg1.1, whole genome shotgun sequence genome:
- the LOC124304900 gene encoding proteasome subunit beta type-2 → MECLIGIQFKDFVLVAADMTNANSIMVMKNDEQKIHKISDKLVMAVSGESGDTTQFSEYIGKNIQLYKMRNGYELSPKAAASFTRRNLADYLRTRTPYFVNILMAGYDDETGPELYFIDYLASCVKVPYAAHGYGGFFSLAIMDRYHNLDLSELEAYELLKKCVREIQKRLIVNLPNFKVQKISCAGITDLEPITAKNLAIEDAARA, encoded by the exons ATGGAGTGTTTAATCGGAATACAGTTTAAAGATTTTGTACTCGTCGCCGCAGACATGACAAATGCTAATTCCATTATGGTCATGAAAAATG atGAGCAAAAGATTCACAAAATCTCTGACAAACTTGTGATGGCTGTGTCAGGAGAATCCGGGGATACCACCCAATTTTCAGAATAcatcggaaaaaatattcagctgTACAAGATGAGAAATGGATATGAATTATCGCCGAAAGCTGCTGCAAGTTTCACTAGAAGAAATTTAGCTGACTACTTGCGTACCAGGACCCCATATTTTGTCAATATACTAATGGCAGGATATGATGATGAGACCGGACCAGAATTGTATTTCATTGATTATTTAGCATCTTGTGTTAAAGTGCCTTACGCAGCTCATGGTTATGGTGGCTTCTTCTCCTTGGCAATTATGGACAGATATCATAATCTTG ATCTCTCCGAGCTAGAAGCttatgaattattgaaaaaatgcgttcgggaaattcaaaaacgTTTGATTGTTAATTTACCTAACTTCAAGGTACAAAAAATATCGTGCGCAGGAATTACGGATTTGGAGCCAATTACAGCCAAAAATTTGGCCATCGAAGATGCAGCTAGAGCCTGA
- the LOC124304813 gene encoding minor histocompatibility antigen H13 — protein MADVANEVVGQAVENLTENANTTETRIPATPEGMAIAYGSLVVMAILPIFFGSYRSVKHHKEQQKQFAESGEKPETMTQKDAAIFPFIASGALVGLYVFFQIFSKEYINLLLTGYFFFLGVLALCHLMSPLISSLVPAAIPKTQYHIHFTEGEDDEVEDIIDYKFNLHDIVCLICCSLVGAWYLLKKHWIANNLFGIAFAINGVELLHLNNVVTGCILLCGLFVYDIFWVFGTNVMVTVAKSFEAPIKLVFPQDLLERGFGGSNYAMLGLGDIVVPGIFIALLLRFDHSLSRKSNTYFYATFFAYFMGLLATMLVMHLFKHAQPALLYLVPACLGTPLLLALVKGDLKALFSYEDHPSEAPSKASETQTEVKKDK, from the exons ATGGCAGACGTAGCTAACGAAGTCGTGGGACAGGCTGTTGAGAATTTAACAGAAAATGCAAATACAACTGAGACGCGGATACCAGCCACTCCCGAGGGAATGGCAATCGCCTATGGAAGCCTCGTCGTTATGGCAATTTTACCTATTTTCTTCGGAAGTTACAGATCTGTGAAGCACCATAAGGAGCAGCAG AAACAATTCGCAGAGAGCGGTGAAAAACCGGAGACTATGACTCAGAAGGATGCAGCAATCTTTCCTTTCATTGCAAGCGGAGCTTTAGTTGGTctctatgtattttttcag ATATTTTCCAAAGAGTACATCAACCTGCTATTGACTGgttacttcttttttctcgGAGTTTTGGCACTGTGTCATCTTATGAG CCCATTAATTTCGTCTCTAGTACCAGCTGCGATTCCGAAGACTCAGTATCACATTCACTTCACTGAAGGCGAGGATGATGAGGTTGAAGATATAATAGACTACAAATTCAATCTCCACGATATTGTTTGTCTAATATGCTGTTCATTGGTGGGTGCGTGGTACTTGTTAAAAAAG CACTGGATTGCAAATAACCTTTTTGGCATCGCATTTGCTATAAACGGGGTAGAGCTTTTACATCTAAATAATGTTGTAACTGGTTGTATTTTGCTCTGCGGCCTGTTTgtttatgatattttttgggTATTTGGTACAAATGTGATGGTTACAGTTGCCAAGTCTTTTGAGGCACCAATTAAACTTGTTTTTCCGCAAGACTTACTGGAACGAGGTTTTGGTGGAAGTAATTATGCCATGTTAGGTCTAGGCGACATTGTCGTACCAGGCATATTTATTGCCCTGTTACTTCGGTTTGACCATAGTTTAAGTAGAAAATCAAATACATATTTCTACGCAACCTTCTTTGCTTACTTTATGGGGTTATTGGCCACAATGTTGGTCATGCATTTGTTTAAACACGCGCAACCTGCACTATTGTACTTAGTACCCGCGTGTCTGGGAACGCCGTTGCTGCTCGCACTGGTTAAAGGAGACCTTAAGGCGCTATTTTC GTATGAAGATCATCCATCAGAAGCTCCAAGTAAGGCTTCAGAAACTCAAACTGAAGtcaaaaaagataaataa
- the LOC124304887 gene encoding microtubule-associated protein RP/EB family member 1 isoform X4, whose protein sequence is MAVNVYATNVTSDNLSRHDMLAWVNDCLSSSFSKIEELCTGAAYCQFMDMLFPGSVPLKRVKFRTVLEHEYIQNFKILQGGFKKMNVDKIVPIDRLVKGRFQDNFEFLQWFKKFFDANYSGSEPYDALAMRGNEQMGGGGHSAPRGSGLIKRNTPREAPSKPVGRAVPKVQRPAPKLAAVGNRGDSGKIEELSAQLMELKLTVDGLEKERDFYFGKLRDIEVMCQDCDNGEPPQIVQKILDVLYATEDGFAPPEEQDGDVLVPGDEEEY, encoded by the exons ATGGCAGTGAACGTTTATGCCACAAACGTTACGAGCGATAACCTCAGTCGTCATGACATGCTGGCGTGGGTTAACGACTGCCTTTCGTCGTCGTTCAGCAAGATAGAAGAATTGTGCACGGGAGCAGCGTACTGCCAATTTATGGACATGTTATTTCCTGGCAGTGTACCCTTGAAACGTGTCAAGTTTAGGACTGTGTTGGAGCATGAATATATACAGAACTTCAAAATACTTCAGGGTGGATTCAAGAAAATGAACGTCGATAAG ATCGTCCCGATCGATAGGCTTGTCAAAGGCAGATTCCAGGACAACTTTGAGTTTCTGCAGTGGTTCAAGAAATTCTTTGACGCGAACTACTCGGGCTCTGAACCTTATGATGCCCTAGCTATGAGAGGAAATGAACAGATGGGTGGAGGTGGACATAGTGCACCTCGAGGGTCTGGTTTGATAAAACGCAATACACCCCGTGAAGCTCCATCTAAGCCTGTTGGCAGAGCCG TGCCTAAAGTCCAACGTCCAGCACCAAAACTAGCTGCTGTTGGTAATCGTGGTGATTCTGGAAAGATTGAAGAGCTTAGTGCACAg TTGATGGAGCTGAAACTGACCGTTGATGGTTTAGAGAAGGAAAGGGATTTCTACTTTGGTAAACTTCGAGATATTGAAGTTATGTGTCAAGATTGTGACAATGGTGAACCACCGCAAATCGTTCAGAAGATCTTAGATGTTCTTTATGCAACTGAG GATGGTTTTGCCCCGCCTGAAGAACAAGATGGAGATGTACTGGTACCCGGAGATGAGGAGGAATACTAG
- the LOC124304887 gene encoding microtubule-associated protein RP/EB family member 3 isoform X5: MTATKLVGVFHLVQASMVLIICPILNWYHYRLIQNSHRCNKSIFNSVTLFQNNSRIVPIDRLVKGRFQDNFEFLQWFKKFFDANYSGSEPYDALAMRGNEQMGGGGHSAPRGSGLIKRNTPREAPSKPVGRAGEGPPSPLQAPTSKPVGKAMPKVQRPAPKLAAVGNRGDSGKIEELSAQLMELKLTVDGLEKERDFYFGKLRDIEVMCQDCDNGEPPQIVQKILDVLYATEDGFAPPEEQDGDVLVPGDEEEY; the protein is encoded by the exons ATGACGGCTACGAAGCTCGTGGGTGTATTCCACTTGGTTCAGGCGTCGATGGTACTCATAATTTGTCCAATCCTCAATTGGTACCACTACCGTCTCATCCAAAACAGCCACAGATGCAACAAAAGCATATTCAACAGCGTAACACTTTTCCAAAACAACAGTCGG ATCGTCCCGATCGATAGGCTTGTCAAAGGCAGATTCCAGGACAACTTTGAGTTTCTGCAGTGGTTCAAGAAATTCTTTGACGCGAACTACTCGGGCTCTGAACCTTATGATGCCCTAGCTATGAGAGGAAATGAACAGATGGGTGGAGGTGGACATAGTGCACCTCGAGGGTCTGGTTTGATAAAACGCAATACACCCCGTGAAGCTCCATCTAAGCCTGTTGGCAGAGCCG GTGAGGGGCCTCCATCTCCCCTTCAAGCGCCTACTTCGAAGCCAGTAGGCAAAGCTa TGCCTAAAGTCCAACGTCCAGCACCAAAACTAGCTGCTGTTGGTAATCGTGGTGATTCTGGAAAGATTGAAGAGCTTAGTGCACAg TTGATGGAGCTGAAACTGACCGTTGATGGTTTAGAGAAGGAAAGGGATTTCTACTTTGGTAAACTTCGAGATATTGAAGTTATGTGTCAAGATTGTGACAATGGTGAACCACCGCAAATCGTTCAGAAGATCTTAGATGTTCTTTATGCAACTGAG GATGGTTTTGCCCCGCCTGAAGAACAAGATGGAGATGTACTGGTACCCGGAGATGAGGAGGAATACTAG
- the LOC124304887 gene encoding microtubule-associated protein RP/EB family member 1 isoform X2 — protein sequence MAVNVYATNVTSDNLSRHDMLAWVNDCLSSSFSKIEELCTGAAYCQFMDMLFPGSVPLKRVKFRTVLEHEYIQNFKILQGGFKKMNVDKVIPVDKLIKGRFQDNFEFLQWFKKFFDANYDGREYDGYEARGCIPLGSGVDGTHNLSNPQLVPLPSHPKQPQMQQKHIQQRNTFPKQQSVPKVQRPAPKLAAVGNRGDSGKIEELSAQLMELKLTVDGLEKERDFYFGKLRDIEVMCQDCDNGEPPQIVQKILDVLYATEDGFAPPEEQDGDVLVPGDEEEY from the exons ATGGCAGTGAACGTTTATGCCACAAACGTTACGAGCGATAACCTCAGTCGTCATGACATGCTGGCGTGGGTTAACGACTGCCTTTCGTCGTCGTTCAGCAAGATAGAAGAATTGTGCACGGGAGCAGCGTACTGCCAATTTATGGACATGTTATTTCCTGGCAGTGTACCCTTGAAACGTGTCAAGTTTAGGACTGTGTTGGAGCATGAATATATACAGAACTTCAAAATACTTCAGGGTGGATTCAAGAAAATGAACGTCGATAAG GTTATACCCGTGGACAAGCTGATAAAGGGCCGTTTTCAAGACAACTTTGAATTCCTTCAATGGTTCAAGAAATTCTTTGATGCTAACTATGACGGTCGAGAATATGACGGCTACGAAGCTCGTGGGTGTATTCCACTTGGTTCAGGCGTCGATGGTACTCATAATTTGTCCAATCCTCAATTGGTACCACTACCGTCTCATCCAAAACAGCCACAGATGCAACAAAAGCATATTCAACAGCGTAACACTTTTCCAAAACAACAGTCGG TGCCTAAAGTCCAACGTCCAGCACCAAAACTAGCTGCTGTTGGTAATCGTGGTGATTCTGGAAAGATTGAAGAGCTTAGTGCACAg TTGATGGAGCTGAAACTGACCGTTGATGGTTTAGAGAAGGAAAGGGATTTCTACTTTGGTAAACTTCGAGATATTGAAGTTATGTGTCAAGATTGTGACAATGGTGAACCACCGCAAATCGTTCAGAAGATCTTAGATGTTCTTTATGCAACTGAG GATGGTTTTGCCCCGCCTGAAGAACAAGATGGAGATGTACTGGTACCCGGAGATGAGGAGGAATACTAG
- the LOC124304887 gene encoding microtubule-associated protein RP/EB family member 1 isoform X1 produces MAVNVYATNVTSDNLSRHDMLAWVNDCLSSSFSKIEELCTGAAYCQFMDMLFPGSVPLKRVKFRTVLEHEYIQNFKILQGGFKKMNVDKIVPIDRLVKGRFQDNFEFLQWFKKFFDANYSGSEPYDALAMRGNEQMGGGGHSAPRGSGLIKRNTPREAPSKPVGRAGEGPPSPLQAPTSKPVGKAMPKVQRPAPKLAAVGNRGDSGKIEELSAQLMELKLTVDGLEKERDFYFGKLRDIEVMCQDCDNGEPPQIVQKILDVLYATEDGFAPPEEQDGDVLVPGDEEEY; encoded by the exons ATGGCAGTGAACGTTTATGCCACAAACGTTACGAGCGATAACCTCAGTCGTCATGACATGCTGGCGTGGGTTAACGACTGCCTTTCGTCGTCGTTCAGCAAGATAGAAGAATTGTGCACGGGAGCAGCGTACTGCCAATTTATGGACATGTTATTTCCTGGCAGTGTACCCTTGAAACGTGTCAAGTTTAGGACTGTGTTGGAGCATGAATATATACAGAACTTCAAAATACTTCAGGGTGGATTCAAGAAAATGAACGTCGATAAG ATCGTCCCGATCGATAGGCTTGTCAAAGGCAGATTCCAGGACAACTTTGAGTTTCTGCAGTGGTTCAAGAAATTCTTTGACGCGAACTACTCGGGCTCTGAACCTTATGATGCCCTAGCTATGAGAGGAAATGAACAGATGGGTGGAGGTGGACATAGTGCACCTCGAGGGTCTGGTTTGATAAAACGCAATACACCCCGTGAAGCTCCATCTAAGCCTGTTGGCAGAGCCG GTGAGGGGCCTCCATCTCCCCTTCAAGCGCCTACTTCGAAGCCAGTAGGCAAAGCTa TGCCTAAAGTCCAACGTCCAGCACCAAAACTAGCTGCTGTTGGTAATCGTGGTGATTCTGGAAAGATTGAAGAGCTTAGTGCACAg TTGATGGAGCTGAAACTGACCGTTGATGGTTTAGAGAAGGAAAGGGATTTCTACTTTGGTAAACTTCGAGATATTGAAGTTATGTGTCAAGATTGTGACAATGGTGAACCACCGCAAATCGTTCAGAAGATCTTAGATGTTCTTTATGCAACTGAG GATGGTTTTGCCCCGCCTGAAGAACAAGATGGAGATGTACTGGTACCCGGAGATGAGGAGGAATACTAG
- the LOC124304777 gene encoding solute carrier family 2, facilitated glucose transporter member 10-like — translation MSDEEDTAILLNGGNQAADVPENKPVVDDYQCIPVKNLRKPIPKQKDNLTPLTSRNQDLLVSIVAFWAGASFGYDMGIAKPTASAIKDEFNLSCFEQETVVNVWFVGALLGALSGGILIDSFGRRWTMILTLALLTFGSLLSALSNHYTLLLCARIICGYTGTASAIAQCIYMSEVSESNKRGYNITLHQFGTAAGLLLSVIAGANKTTNYQWRIAMGVTAVPALVTCAIIIIFLHRSPPFLLLQRNQHVARKTVKNPWNNVLEMFFIMAVMLILQQGTGRRQVLFYAPRLFALLGICSNVAQTTALVALGIVKVFSTILSLVVVERCGRRTALITSATICMTAISLLSLLATFDRGDNTLDSINSNCINTINVNMGNDNLRTGIGIPMGSPPPFPLLPTPLAMIAPSPETWTQVKASCETQNIVTSEGLNGGLRILAVITLLVYEAAYALGLGPVPFLTLSEVFPATVRGKCVSFSIVILWIANIVATELVTKMIKSMTLAGSYLLYSFMCLVTIFYVFLLIPETKGKSLHQIAQELRKMSLSTRVCNNLRSLPIVCHIDWIKKYSEKTVNGQSTLI, via the exons ATGAGTGACGAGGAAGACACAGCAATATTGCTGAATGGTGGGAACCAAGCAGCTGACGTACCAGAAAATAAACCAGTGGTTGACGATTATCAATGTATACCGGTGAAGAATCTAAGAAAACCAATTCCAAAACAAAAGGACAATCTAACACCTTTGACGTCGAGGAATCAAGACCTTCTTGTATCAATCGTTGCCTTTTGGGCCGGCGCATCCTTCGGCTATGACATGGGTATAGCCAAGCCCACAGCATCTGCAATCAAAGACGAATTTAACTTAAGTTGTTTTGAGCAGGAGACTGTAGTTAATGTCTGGTTCGTTGGCGCACTTCTTGGTGCTCTGTCCGGTG GTATCTTGATAGACAGTTTTGGCCGGCGTTGGACAATGATTCTCACCCTAGCACTCTTAACGTTTGGTTCCCTGCTATCCGCATTATCCAATCATTACACTCTTCTGTTATGTGCACGCATAATATGTGGGTATACAGGGACTGCTTCAGCCATTGCGCAATGTATTTACATGTCAGAAGTATCAGAATCTAACAAACGTGGTTACAACATTACGTTACATCAATTTGGCACTGCGGCTGGTTTGCTACTTTCTGTAATAGCAGGTGCAAATAAGACCACCAATTATCAATGGAGAATCGCAATGGGCGTAACGGCTGTACCTGCATTGGTCACTTGTGCTATCATCATTATCTTCTTGCATAGATCTCCGCCGTTTTTATTGCTACAACGTAATCAACATGTAGCAagaaaaacggtaaaaaatccATGGAACAATGTTTTGGAGATGTTTTTCATTATGGCAGTTATGTTGATTCTACAACAAGGAACTGGTAGACGTCAGGTCTTGTTTTACGCGCCTAGACTGTTTGCATTACTGGGAATTTGCTCCA ATGTAGCACAGACAACCGCACTGGTAGCGCTTGGGATCGTGAAAGTATTTAGTACGATACTTTCATTAGTCGTCGTCGAACGATGCGGTCGTCGGACTGCTCTGATAACATCTGCGACTATCTGCATGACGGCTATATCGCTGTTGTCATTGCTTGCAACATTTGATAGAGGCGATAATACTCTAGACAGTATCAATTCTAATTGTATCAACACGATCAATGTTAACATGGGTAATGACAATTTGAGGACTGGAATTGGTATTCCTATGGGATCGCCACCACCATTCCCTCTCTTGCCAACACCATTGGCTATGATTGCCCCCAGTCCAGAAACTTGGACACAAGTGAAAGCGTCTTGTGAG ACTCAAAATATAGTTACATCTGAAGGGCTGAATGGTGGTCTACGTATATTGGCAGTCATAACTCTTTTGGTTTATGAGGCTGCTTATGCGCTGGGGCTTGGTCCAGTACCATTCCTGACACTTAGTGAAGTCTTCCCAGCAACGGTCAGAGGGAAGTGTGTTAGCTTTTCAATAGTCATTCTATGGATTGCAAATATTGTTGCTACAGAATTGGTTACAAAAATGATAA AATCGATGACTTTGGCAGGTTCTTACTTATTGTACAGTTTTATGTGTCTCGTCACCATATTCTACGTTTTCTTGTTAATACCGGAGACGAAAGGAAAGTCATTACACCAGATTGCACAAGAGTTGCGTAAAATGTCTCTCTCAACTCGCGTGTGCAATAATTTACGTAGTTTACCTATTGTCTGTCATATTGATTGGATAAAAAAGTATAGTGAGAAAACTGTTAATGGACAAAGTACACTTATTTGA
- the LOC124304773 gene encoding transmembrane protein 214-A, protein MSYGGWEVVGKNKKDKSNGKPAKLSKAEKKKFMENAPKLEDFLPLDEVKTLYNTLDNNKENKKPVKEKESKTKENEEKKKQQKQKQQQQQQAEKKKTEPKEKPPKSIEGALNAISIEELKNILATNQARFPEAPLVWLKDILAYLCVKIPIDTNDPVFGNKPADYPLSVVPNTIRSILESATKDAGSKAVQIFYEITLTAMTNNMVKGTPVVGHKIFLQFLAYQHPETVISNIPKLVTLRNSYQNRKPIGLSLLWALAQGGQKNLTIGLKIWHEVMASMLEMKNYASYVVQILERFTTLHGTTTSLSSDLYLNIADDVYSGRYNIPASVEKELGVSVAKLRTIIFKNKDTRHQPLFQALMKKLTYTTPENYKTEIINALVASLSTDTQCYSAWRSNYTKYLHQSSLLLKHLNANWTRVSPSLRVNLLRETILTFIATNEELGKAKKKEEHLNACVKECKVLLEKMTVSRSWFPWKKGSVLLLVVIGAMLAYDTQKHGSFKASNTNRFLTESGVSGYGEHAWSRVRLYSSKSLEFIEASAPEYYKAVTEFSTPYVKLAGDLCLITKNTSLKVYNNIVLYAHQKGPLIAASINHYAPGLLESMQKQSIQAMEAIKTYSALASDQANILVGHLNSENLRKYTSQAINTTQTFASQTYNWVYEKVQTLTKVH, encoded by the exons ATGTCTTACGGTGGCTGGGAAGTTGTTGGGAAAAACAAGAAGGACAAATCTAATGGAAAACCAGCGAAATTGTCAAAAGctgagaagaaaaagtttaTGGAAAACGCGCCGAAACTTGAGGATTTTT TACCGTTAGACGAAGTGAAGACACTATATAACACCTTGGATAACAACAAGGAGAATAAGAAACCGGTAAAGGAAAAAGAGAGTAAGactaaagaaaatgaagagaagaaaaaacaacaaaagcaaaaacagcaacaacaacaacaagcagaaaaaaagaaaacagaaccAAAGGAAAAACCTCCGAAATCTATTGAAGGGGCCTTAAATGCA ATCTCAATTGAAGAactcaaaaatattttggcaACTAATCAGGCTCGATTTCCTGAAGCACCTCTGGTGTGGCTGAAAGATATTTTGGCATATTTATGTGTGAAAATTCCAATAGACACAAATGACCCAGTATTTGGAAACAAACCCGCTGACTACCCTCTCAGTGTAGTTCCTAATACAATTCGTTCCATATTGGAAAGTGCTACTAAAGACGCAGGGAGCAAGGCTgtccaaattttttatgaaatcaCACTCACAGCGATGACGAATAATATGGTTAAAGGAACGCCGGTTGTTGgtcataaaatatttttacaattcttGGCATATCAACATCCTGAAACTGTGATTTCTAATATCCCAAAATTAGTTACACTGAGAAACTCTTATCAGAACAGAAAGCCAATTGGTTTGTCTTTACTTTGGGCATTGGCACAAGGGGGTCAAAAGAATTTAACAATCGGTCTGAAAATTTGGCACGAAGTAATGGCATCTATgctggaaatgaaaaattatgctAGCTATGTAGTACAAATTTTGGAGAGATTCACTACCCTACATGGCACAACAACAAGCTTGAGTTCTGATTTGTACCTAAATATCGCAGATGATGTATACAGTGGCAGATATAATATACCAGCCAGTGTCGAAAAGGAACTTGGTGTCTCTGTGGCCAAGTTGAGG acgataatatttaaaaataaagacACAAGGCACCAACCCTTGTTTCAAGCTTTAATGAAGAAACTAACATACACTACGccagaaaattacaaaactgaAATTATAAATGCACTTGTTGCAAGCTTAAGCACTGATACACAGTGTTATAGTGCGTGGAGATCAAACTACACAAAGTACTTGCATCAATCAAGTCTGTTGCTTAAGCATCTCA ATGCCAACTGGACACGTGTATCACCATCTCTAAGAGTAAATCTCCTTCGTGAAACAATTTTGACCTTTATTGCAACAAACGAAGAGTTGGGAAAGGCTAAGAAGAAAGAGGAACATCTCAATGCATGTGTAAAGGAATGCAAG GTTTTGCTGGAGAAGATGACAGTCTCAAGGAGCTGGTTTCCATGGAAAAAGGGAAGTGTACTACTGCTGGTTGTAATTGGTGCCATGCTGGCATATGATACTCAGAAACATGGTTCATTCAAAg cTTCAAATACTAATAGGTTTTTGACAGAAAGTGGTGTCTCAGGTTATGGAGAGCATGCGTGGAGCAGAGTCAGGCTTTATTCTTCTAAAAGTCTTGAATTTATAGAAGCCAGTGCTCCAGAGTATTACAAAGCTGTTACCGAATTTTCAACGCCTTATGTTAAATTAGCAGGAGATTTGTGCCTTATAACAAAGAATACTTCTCTcaaagtatataataatattgtattatatgcGCATCAGAAAGGACCTCTCATTGCAGCAAGC atcAACCATTATGCACCAGGCCTTTTGGAGAGTATGCAGAAACAAAGTATTCAAGCAATGGAAGCCATCAAAACTTATTCTGCGCTAGCGAGTGATCAAGCTAATATTCTTGT TGGCCACCTGAACTCTGAAAACTTGCGAAAATATACATCCCAGGCAATCAACACAACCCAAACGTTTGCCAGTCAAACTTACAACTGGGTGTATGAAAAGGTCCAGACATTGACCAAGGTTCATTGA
- the LOC124304887 gene encoding microtubule-associated protein RP/EB family member 1 isoform X3, which translates to MAVNVYATNVTSDNLSRHDMLAWVNDCLSSSFSKIEELCTGAAYCQFMDMLFPGSVPLKRVKFRTVLEHEYIQNFKILQGGFKKMNVDKIVPIDRLVKGRFQDNFEFLQWFKKFFDANYSGSEPYDALAMRGNEQMGGGGHSAPRGSGLIKRNTPREAPSKPVGRAGEGPPSPLQAPTSKPVGKAMPKVQRPAPKLAAVGNRGDSGKIEELSAQLMELKLTVDGLEKERDFYFGKLRDIEVMCQDCDNGEPPQIVQKILDVLYATEDNGNGQEDEETY; encoded by the exons ATGGCAGTGAACGTTTATGCCACAAACGTTACGAGCGATAACCTCAGTCGTCATGACATGCTGGCGTGGGTTAACGACTGCCTTTCGTCGTCGTTCAGCAAGATAGAAGAATTGTGCACGGGAGCAGCGTACTGCCAATTTATGGACATGTTATTTCCTGGCAGTGTACCCTTGAAACGTGTCAAGTTTAGGACTGTGTTGGAGCATGAATATATACAGAACTTCAAAATACTTCAGGGTGGATTCAAGAAAATGAACGTCGATAAG ATCGTCCCGATCGATAGGCTTGTCAAAGGCAGATTCCAGGACAACTTTGAGTTTCTGCAGTGGTTCAAGAAATTCTTTGACGCGAACTACTCGGGCTCTGAACCTTATGATGCCCTAGCTATGAGAGGAAATGAACAGATGGGTGGAGGTGGACATAGTGCACCTCGAGGGTCTGGTTTGATAAAACGCAATACACCCCGTGAAGCTCCATCTAAGCCTGTTGGCAGAGCCG GTGAGGGGCCTCCATCTCCCCTTCAAGCGCCTACTTCGAAGCCAGTAGGCAAAGCTa TGCCTAAAGTCCAACGTCCAGCACCAAAACTAGCTGCTGTTGGTAATCGTGGTGATTCTGGAAAGATTGAAGAGCTTAGTGCACAg TTGATGGAGCTGAAACTGACCGTTGATGGTTTAGAGAAGGAAAGGGATTTCTACTTTGGTAAACTTCGAGATATTGAAGTTATGTGTCAAGATTGTGACAATGGTGAACCACCGCAAATCGTTCAGAAGATCTTAGATGTTCTTTATGCAACTGAG GATAATGGGAATGGCCAGGAGGACGAAGAGACCTATTAG